A single region of the Pontibacter kalidii genome encodes:
- a CDS encoding class I SAM-dependent methyltransferase, with the protein MSTASKESSEEKYLHGYSQEEQTRLYKQARFMENKIYSDIDFSTVTKLLEVGCGVGAQSEILLRRFPHLHLTGIDYSEKQIAQAQKYLSTIPYATDRYQLLKENAMDMSFTSQADFDGAFLCWVLEHIPEPARVLSEVRRVLKPGSPIVITEVLNSSFFVEPYSPNVLQYWLRFNDLQYDMGGDPFVGAKLGNLLQSVGYQRISTETKTYHLDNRNPAKRAEMISFWTELLLSGLPQLLEAGYVDADLAEKLKQEMQVVAKSPNAVFFYTFMQAKAFTS; encoded by the coding sequence ATGTCAACAGCATCGAAAGAATCATCAGAAGAGAAGTACCTGCACGGTTACTCGCAGGAGGAGCAGACGCGCCTCTACAAGCAGGCACGGTTCATGGAGAACAAGATCTACTCCGACATCGACTTTTCTACCGTAACCAAACTGCTGGAGGTTGGCTGTGGCGTAGGCGCTCAGTCAGAGATCCTGCTGCGCCGCTTCCCGCACCTGCATTTAACGGGCATCGACTATTCTGAGAAGCAGATTGCACAAGCACAAAAATACCTGTCCACTATCCCCTACGCCACCGACCGCTACCAACTGCTGAAGGAAAATGCCATGGACATGAGTTTTACTTCGCAGGCTGACTTCGACGGGGCGTTCCTGTGCTGGGTGCTGGAGCACATACCGGAGCCGGCCCGGGTGCTGTCGGAGGTGCGGCGCGTGCTGAAGCCCGGCAGCCCGATTGTGATCACCGAGGTGCTGAACTCCAGCTTTTTCGTGGAGCCCTACTCCCCGAACGTGCTACAGTACTGGCTGCGCTTCAACGACCTGCAGTACGACATGGGCGGCGACCCCTTTGTGGGGGCTAAACTCGGAAACCTGCTGCAGTCGGTCGGCTACCAGCGCATCTCCACCGAAACTAAAACCTACCACCTGGATAACCGCAACCCGGCCAAGCGTGCCGAGATGATCAGTTTCTGGACGGAGTTGCTGCTGAGCGGGCTTCCACAGTTGCTGGAGGCCGGCTATGTGGATGCGGACCTGGCAGAAAAATTAAAGCAGGAGATGCAGGTAGTGGCTAAGAGCCCGAATGCGGTTTTCTTCTATACGTTCATGCAGGCGAAGGCATTTACCTCGTAA
- a CDS encoding SDR family oxidoreductase translates to MKRILITGSNGLLGQKLAELLLPKQDIALLATSRGENKLGELYPTLPFRSMDVTNPEQVEQVVSEFRPTHIIHTAAMTNVDQCENDREGALLLNRDAVQYLVNTCEKYNVHLIHVSTDFIFDGEAGPYDETAEAKPVNFYGETKLMAEEIVQKAKCKWAILRTVLVYGVVNDQGRTNIVLWVRDSLQAGKVIKVVTDQFRTPTLAEDLAMGCWLAAEKDAEGIYHISGSEMLTPYDMALQVADYFDLDKSLIDKADGSTFSQPAKRPARTGFIIRKAATELGYRPHTFAEGIRMVAEQAAGQV, encoded by the coding sequence ATGAAACGCATCCTTATAACCGGCTCTAACGGGCTGCTGGGCCAGAAACTGGCCGAACTACTGCTGCCAAAGCAAGACATAGCGCTACTGGCTACCAGCCGGGGCGAAAACAAATTGGGCGAACTATACCCCACGCTGCCCTTCCGGAGCATGGACGTGACCAACCCGGAGCAGGTGGAGCAGGTGGTAAGCGAGTTCCGCCCTACGCACATCATCCACACCGCGGCCATGACCAATGTGGACCAGTGCGAGAACGACCGCGAGGGTGCCCTGCTGCTGAACCGCGATGCCGTGCAGTACCTGGTAAATACCTGCGAGAAGTATAACGTGCACCTTATCCACGTCAGCACCGACTTTATTTTCGACGGCGAAGCAGGTCCCTACGACGAGACGGCGGAGGCTAAACCGGTGAACTTCTACGGGGAGACCAAGCTGATGGCCGAGGAGATCGTGCAGAAGGCCAAGTGCAAGTGGGCCATACTGCGGACGGTGCTGGTATACGGCGTGGTGAATGATCAGGGGCGTACCAACATTGTGCTGTGGGTGCGCGACAGCCTGCAGGCGGGCAAGGTGATAAAGGTGGTAACCGACCAGTTCCGCACGCCAACGCTTGCCGAGGACTTGGCTATGGGCTGCTGGCTGGCCGCCGAGAAAGACGCCGAGGGCATCTACCACATCTCCGGCTCCGAAATGCTAACCCCTTACGACATGGCCCTGCAGGTAGCGGATTATTTTGACCTGGACAAATCGCTGATCGATAAAGCCGACGGCAGCACTTTCTCCCAGCCGGCCAAACGCCCCGCGCGCACCGGTTTCATCATCCGCAAGGCAGCCACCGAGTTAGGCTACCGCCCGCATACGTTTGCCGAAGGTATTCGCATGGTGGCGGAGCAGGCGGCAGGGCAGGTGTAG
- a CDS encoding alpha/beta hydrolase family protein, which produces MKINSHPVRLLLPVLLCLILSACNRDKPIPPIERLEGYTTTKQYPGEVGKEDLEDWKKDLKDIEVVRIKSTMDGKVEPALFYESKSSRKKPLLVLLHSWSSGYLQVPSIPFALWAEKYDWAFIQPNYRGVFEQPEAMASDVAIQDIVDAVDYAMQHANIDSSRVYLVGSSGGAMTALVAASRHPDIWAGVAAWVPVFDIPEWYDFNLYYPHRKYNGQIVAALGGEPLPGTPAEEEGKRRSPSTQLHQAKEVSIFLAHGINDLLVPPSHSIRAYNILAAPADTISKEDMEYIVKEQAIPENLQGEASDPYFGESDPEVVFSRKSRNVKLVLYIGVHDMAYNSTLLWLNDQQKQQPVITSSK; this is translated from the coding sequence ATGAAGATAAACTCCCACCCGGTTAGACTTCTGCTCCCGGTGCTGCTGTGCCTTATACTTTCTGCCTGCAACAGAGACAAACCCATCCCCCCCATTGAGCGCTTAGAGGGCTATACCACCACCAAGCAATACCCCGGCGAGGTAGGAAAAGAGGACCTGGAGGACTGGAAAAAGGACCTGAAGGACATTGAGGTGGTGCGGATAAAGTCTACGATGGATGGGAAAGTGGAGCCGGCCCTATTCTACGAGTCGAAGTCGAGCCGTAAGAAGCCGCTGCTGGTGCTGCTACACAGTTGGAGCAGCGGGTACCTGCAGGTACCTTCCATTCCGTTTGCCCTCTGGGCCGAGAAGTATGACTGGGCTTTTATCCAGCCTAATTACCGCGGCGTGTTTGAGCAGCCGGAGGCCATGGCCTCGGATGTGGCTATCCAGGATATTGTGGACGCCGTGGACTACGCCATGCAACACGCCAACATCGACTCCTCACGCGTGTACCTGGTAGGCTCCTCGGGCGGCGCCATGACGGCCCTGGTGGCCGCCAGCCGCCACCCCGACATCTGGGCCGGTGTGGCCGCCTGGGTGCCGGTGTTCGACATTCCGGAGTGGTACGACTTTAACCTATACTATCCGCACCGCAAGTATAACGGCCAAATCGTGGCTGCTTTGGGAGGAGAACCACTACCCGGAACGCCCGCCGAGGAAGAAGGCAAGCGTCGCAGCCCCAGCACCCAACTTCACCAGGCCAAAGAAGTATCGATCTTCCTGGCGCACGGCATAAATGACCTCCTGGTGCCTCCCAGCCACTCTATCCGCGCCTACAACATCTTAGCCGCCCCTGCCGACACTATCTCCAAGGAAGACATGGAGTATATTGTAAAAGAGCAGGCCATACCGGAAAACTTACAGGGCGAAGCCTCCGATCCATACTTTGGCGAGTCGGACCCGGAGGTAGTCTTTAGCCGCAAATCCAGGAATGTGAAGCTGGTGCTGTATATAGGTGTGCACGACATGGCCTATAACTCCACCTTGCTCTGGCTAAACGACCAGCAGAAGCAACAGCCCGTAATTACCAGCAGCAAGTAA
- a CDS encoding NUDIX hydrolase, whose translation MPTQPDANTPKPKLPTVDQVSSGGVAYRRGEHGVEVALISVGPQRRWQLPKGIVDAGETPEATAIREVREEAGIHTELLRKIETITYWYVGDKGKQRVRFHKFVHFFLLRYTSGNIAEHDWEVNEARWVAIEEAINLLSFKTERQVVEKAKLLLKDAQP comes from the coding sequence ATGCCCACACAACCAGACGCAAACACCCCGAAGCCAAAACTCCCGACCGTCGACCAGGTTTCTTCGGGGGGCGTGGCCTATCGTAGGGGGGAGCATGGCGTGGAGGTGGCACTGATCTCGGTGGGGCCGCAGCGGCGGTGGCAGTTGCCAAAAGGCATTGTGGATGCCGGGGAGACACCCGAGGCCACGGCCATACGCGAAGTGCGCGAAGAGGCAGGCATCCACACCGAACTCCTCCGGAAAATAGAGACGATCACGTATTGGTACGTGGGCGATAAAGGCAAGCAGCGGGTGCGCTTTCATAAATTCGTGCACTTCTTCCTGCTGCGCTATACCTCGGGTAACATAGCCGAGCATGACTGGGAGGTGAATGAGGCGCGCTGGGTAGCCATAGAGGAGGCAATTAACCTGCTGTCCTTTAAAACAGAGCGGCAGGTGGTGGAAAAGGCAAAACTCCTGCTAAAGGACGCACAGCCCTAA
- a CDS encoding GNAT family N-acetyltransferase, giving the protein MQQTQAQQHIYTAGPEDFAALTEVWEASVRATHHFLSEEDILFYKPLVQHEYLGLVELHYVRDAKGRVAGFLGTLDGKVEMLFIRPESRGQGIGKKLLQYAVQALKATALDVNEQNEQAVGFYEHFGFRTVGRSEVDGTGKPYPILHMQLPR; this is encoded by the coding sequence ATGCAGCAGACACAGGCACAGCAGCACATCTACACAGCGGGTCCGGAAGACTTTGCCGCCCTGACGGAAGTATGGGAAGCATCGGTGCGGGCCACACATCACTTTTTATCGGAAGAGGATATCCTGTTCTATAAACCCCTGGTGCAGCATGAGTACCTGGGGCTGGTGGAGCTGCATTATGTCAGAGATGCAAAAGGACGTGTTGCAGGCTTTCTTGGCACCTTAGATGGGAAAGTGGAAATGCTGTTCATCCGCCCGGAAAGCCGTGGGCAGGGCATCGGCAAAAAGCTGCTGCAATACGCCGTGCAGGCGTTAAAGGCAACTGCTTTGGATGTGAACGAGCAGAACGAGCAGGCAGTAGGCTTTTACGAGCACTTTGGATTTCGCACCGTGGGCCGTTCGGAGGTGGATGGCACGGGCAAACCGTACCCGATCCTGCATATGCAACTCCCCCGATAA
- a CDS encoding sodium-dependent transporter — MSANKESWGSRVGLILAMAGNAVGLGNFLRFPVQAVQNGGGAFIIPYLVCFLVMGIPLLWIEWSMGRFGGRFGNHSTPYIVDTMGKHRLWKYIGVFGIWTNIAVAAYYCYLESWTLSYVFHSILGTFNGLDQEGVAAFFDTYVSIGDSTLGIPYEAVVFYVICLLLNTWILSKGLSGGVERVAKIGMPLLILFGMFLAYKGFTITAGEAGAVNDSSVGLNFLWTPDYTKLWSPTVWLAAAGQIFFTLSVGMGTIHCYASYVRSKDDIALNAMSAGWMNEFVEVVLGASILIPISIGYLGIDRVTELVQSGGLGLAFKTLPFLFTQWGEVLGAVAGVMWFGLLFFAGITSSLAMGTPWIGFMQDEFNWKRKSAAWSFGLIVLVLGMPTVLFFHYGVFDEYDYWAGTVSLVVFALVETILFAWVFGMDRGWREIMSGSDIKVPGIYKFIIKFVTPLLLLWVFIGSLVTPKGGDWGKAFAGEWVLDDGSIINKIKNSSLKRQLAEATDPAVIEQLQETLFFVNASRILLVSVFLGIAALVYIAYKKRVREGRI, encoded by the coding sequence ATGAGTGCTAACAAAGAATCCTGGGGCTCACGCGTCGGCCTGATCCTGGCAATGGCTGGAAATGCCGTAGGCCTCGGAAACTTCCTGCGCTTCCCGGTGCAGGCGGTGCAGAACGGCGGCGGCGCCTTTATCATCCCTTATCTTGTCTGTTTCCTGGTGATGGGTATTCCCCTGCTCTGGATCGAGTGGTCGATGGGCCGTTTCGGGGGCAGGTTCGGAAACCACTCCACACCCTACATTGTGGATACGATGGGCAAACACCGCCTCTGGAAATACATAGGCGTGTTCGGTATCTGGACTAACATTGCCGTGGCGGCCTATTACTGCTATTTGGAGTCCTGGACGCTCTCTTACGTGTTTCACTCCATCTTAGGCACCTTCAACGGGCTCGATCAGGAGGGGGTGGCCGCTTTCTTCGATACTTATGTAAGCATTGGCGATTCTACGTTAGGCATACCCTATGAGGCGGTGGTGTTTTATGTGATCTGCCTGCTGCTGAACACCTGGATCCTTTCCAAAGGATTGTCAGGAGGGGTGGAGCGTGTGGCCAAAATAGGAATGCCCTTGCTGATTCTGTTCGGTATGTTCCTGGCCTACAAAGGCTTTACCATTACCGCCGGAGAAGCAGGTGCCGTGAACGATAGTTCTGTGGGCCTTAACTTCCTCTGGACACCAGATTACACCAAACTATGGTCGCCTACGGTGTGGCTGGCCGCTGCCGGCCAGATCTTCTTTACCCTGTCGGTAGGCATGGGCACGATCCATTGCTATGCTTCCTATGTGCGCTCTAAAGATGATATCGCCCTGAACGCCATGTCGGCTGGATGGATGAACGAGTTCGTGGAGGTGGTGCTGGGTGCCTCTATCCTTATCCCGATCTCCATTGGTTACCTGGGTATAGATCGTGTGACAGAGCTTGTGCAATCCGGTGGCCTGGGGCTGGCGTTTAAAACACTGCCGTTCCTGTTCACGCAGTGGGGAGAAGTGCTGGGCGCAGTAGCCGGTGTGATGTGGTTTGGCCTGCTGTTCTTTGCCGGCATCACGTCCTCGCTGGCGATGGGCACCCCCTGGATCGGCTTTATGCAGGATGAGTTTAACTGGAAGCGTAAATCCGCCGCCTGGTCCTTTGGCCTGATCGTGCTGGTGCTGGGCATGCCAACCGTACTTTTCTTCCACTACGGTGTGTTCGATGAATATGACTACTGGGCCGGTACCGTGTCGCTGGTCGTGTTCGCCCTGGTAGAGACCATCCTGTTTGCCTGGGTATTCGGCATGGACAGAGGCTGGCGCGAGATCATGTCAGGCTCCGATATCAAGGTGCCGGGCATCTATAAGTTTATCATCAAGTTCGTGACGCCGCTGTTGCTGCTGTGGGTGTTCATCGGCTCGCTGGTAACGCCGAAGGGCGGTGATTGGGGCAAGGCTTTTGCCGGGGAGTGGGTGCTGGACGATGGCTCCATCATCAACAAGATCAAGAACTCCAGCCTGAAGCGCCAGTTGGCAGAGGCCACTGACCCAGCCGTGATAGAGCAGCTGCAGGAAACGCTGTTCTTCGTGAACGCCTCGCGCATACTCCTGGTATCAGTGTTCCTGGGTATTGCGGCGCTGGTTTACATTGCGTATAAAAAAAGAGTTAGAGAAGGACGAATCTAG
- a CDS encoding peptidylprolyl isomerase: protein MRLLKRMAATALVACVLPLAVLAQKPKGKDQLVTISTPQGDIKLVLFDDTPQHKANFLKLTKEGFYDGTTFHRVIDGFMIQGGDPNTKDDDPRNDGSGSPGYTVPAEISAAHKHVRGAVAAARQDDRVNPSRASSGSQFYIVENHDGTPMLDQVYTVFGQVVDGLEVVDKIAEQPKDGRDRPLSDIKMKVTVEDVKKKKIAKKYNYNYNTQTLEKK from the coding sequence ATGAGACTGCTGAAACGCATGGCCGCAACCGCGCTGGTAGCCTGTGTGCTGCCGCTGGCGGTGCTGGCCCAGAAGCCGAAGGGCAAAGATCAACTCGTGACCATCTCCACGCCGCAGGGCGATATTAAGCTGGTGCTGTTCGACGACACGCCGCAGCACAAAGCCAATTTCCTCAAACTCACCAAAGAAGGCTTCTACGACGGTACCACCTTCCACCGCGTAATAGACGGTTTTATGATACAGGGCGGCGACCCGAACACCAAAGACGATGACCCGCGCAATGACGGCTCCGGCAGCCCCGGCTACACAGTGCCGGCCGAAATTAGCGCCGCTCATAAGCACGTGCGGGGTGCCGTGGCAGCCGCCCGCCAGGACGATCGCGTAAACCCGTCGCGCGCCAGCAGTGGCTCCCAGTTCTATATTGTAGAGAACCACGACGGCACCCCCATGCTCGATCAAGTATACACTGTATTCGGGCAGGTGGTAGATGGCTTGGAGGTGGTGGATAAGATCGCCGAGCAGCCAAAAGATGGCCGCGACCGCCCTTTATCAGATATTAAAATGAAGGTGACGGTAGAAGACGTGAAGAAGAAAAAGATCGCCAAGAAGTATAATTACAATTACAACACCCAGACACTGGAGAAGAAATAA
- a CDS encoding ComEA family DNA-binding protein, with protein MNKLQHWIRRYFGFSQREVNAFLVLLTLLVLLSVAPFLFSGILSPQPEFSAALDRQLLDSLAAQLDERQPERAARYSVPTVALQPLNPNQLTVEEWQAFGLPKYLAQRILNYRSKVGDLTYKAELGRIYGIPDSVFQRLYPYIELPEERPSKYKRSESIAGSSSRPTPNPNWNTGKRERFIFAPFNINTADTTQLKQIRGIGSKLSARIVNFRNGLGGFHSMEQLREVFGLQPEVVDSLHKYTFVPKANTVQQLSINTASAEELRAHPYISANVARAIVAYREQHGGYEQVEDVRQVKLVTADLFGKLQPYLTL; from the coding sequence ATGAACAAATTACAGCACTGGATACGCAGGTACTTTGGCTTTTCGCAGCGCGAGGTTAATGCGTTTCTGGTGCTACTCACCTTACTGGTGCTGCTCTCGGTGGCACCTTTTCTTTTTAGCGGGATACTTTCCCCGCAGCCGGAGTTCAGCGCAGCGCTGGACCGCCAGCTACTCGACAGCCTGGCGGCACAGCTGGATGAAAGGCAGCCGGAGCGAGCCGCCAGGTATAGCGTGCCCACGGTGGCGCTTCAGCCGCTTAACCCCAACCAGCTGACGGTGGAGGAGTGGCAGGCGTTCGGGCTTCCGAAGTACCTGGCGCAGCGCATCCTGAACTACCGTAGCAAAGTAGGCGACCTGACTTACAAGGCAGAGCTTGGCAGGATCTACGGCATACCGGATTCCGTTTTCCAGCGGCTCTACCCCTACATCGAGCTGCCCGAGGAGCGCCCTTCCAAGTATAAACGTTCAGAAAGTATAGCCGGCTCCTCGTCTCGCCCTACGCCAAACCCAAACTGGAACACCGGCAAGCGGGAGAGATTCATCTTTGCTCCCTTCAACATCAACACCGCTGATACTACGCAGCTCAAGCAAATCCGGGGCATTGGCAGCAAGCTATCGGCCAGGATCGTGAACTTTAGAAATGGCCTGGGCGGCTTCCATAGTATGGAGCAGCTGCGTGAGGTGTTTGGGTTGCAGCCGGAGGTGGTAGACAGCCTGCACAAGTATACCTTCGTGCCGAAGGCGAACACGGTGCAGCAGCTAAGTATAAATACGGCCTCTGCCGAGGAACTGCGGGCGCATCCCTACATTTCCGCTAACGTGGCGCGGGCCATTGTGGCGTACCGGGAGCAGCATGGGGGCTATGAGCAGGTGGAGGATGTGCGGCAGGTGAAGTTGGTAACAGCCGACCTGTTCGGAAAGCTGCAGCCATACTTAACGCTGTAG